In one window of Nakamurella sp. PAMC28650 DNA:
- a CDS encoding mannosyltransferase — MLRAPFTALVASRWAPWALLAVSLLSRAVVTLLGTDPFNMIDLKVYVEGARHLTDGTLYDFLSGASQLPFTYPPFSALVFEPLSWLPWVLTRVLWQVGMLVSIPVVIYLTLRLLGRAGRGASAPVEPLRGILVVGTALAFWLEPVSTTVGYGQINLFLAVLVLGAAVSARDWTTGAGIGLAAGIKLIPAVTGLYLILQRRFAALAWSVGFFLATIALMLAVIPHETWRYFTGLILDPSRTGAVFSAINQSWRGALSRFAGHDVSSAWLVACAVTVALGVWAAGCALRAGDRTASLLAVQFVGLLVSPISWSHHWIWVVPLLVWGVFGPVRAQRAVRALVILWCAATYSYLIPVLVVVQGKVPVDSRPGWQSWAGALYAVLGMITLAVIALVSRSRRHVAAPAAVIS; from the coding sequence GTGTTGCGCGCTCCGTTCACCGCTCTGGTGGCCTCCCGATGGGCTCCCTGGGCGCTGCTGGCCGTCAGTCTGCTCTCGCGGGCCGTGGTCACCCTGCTGGGGACCGACCCGTTCAACATGATCGACCTGAAGGTCTACGTCGAGGGTGCACGGCACCTGACCGACGGAACGCTCTACGACTTCCTGTCCGGCGCCTCGCAGCTGCCGTTCACCTACCCGCCGTTCTCGGCCCTGGTCTTCGAGCCGCTGTCCTGGCTCCCGTGGGTGCTGACGCGGGTGCTGTGGCAGGTGGGCATGCTCGTGTCGATCCCGGTCGTCATCTATCTGACCCTGCGGCTGCTGGGTCGGGCCGGCCGCGGTGCGTCTGCGCCCGTCGAGCCGCTGCGGGGGATCCTGGTCGTCGGCACGGCTCTGGCGTTCTGGCTGGAACCGGTCAGCACCACGGTCGGCTACGGCCAGATCAACCTGTTCCTGGCGGTGCTGGTGCTCGGCGCCGCGGTGTCGGCCAGGGACTGGACGACGGGCGCCGGCATCGGTCTGGCCGCCGGCATCAAACTGATCCCGGCCGTGACGGGTCTGTATCTGATCCTGCAACGACGGTTCGCGGCGCTGGCCTGGTCCGTGGGGTTCTTCCTGGCCACGATCGCGCTGATGCTGGCGGTGATCCCGCACGAGACGTGGCGCTACTTCACCGGACTCATCCTGGATCCGAGCCGCACCGGGGCCGTCTTCTCGGCGATCAACCAGTCGTGGCGCGGTGCGCTGTCCCGGTTCGCCGGCCACGACGTGAGTTCCGCGTGGCTGGTGGCCTGCGCGGTCACGGTGGCCCTGGGCGTCTGGGCGGCCGGGTGTGCGCTGCGAGCGGGCGACCGGACCGCCTCGCTGCTGGCGGTCCAGTTCGTCGGCCTGCTGGTGTCGCCGATCTCGTGGTCGCACCACTGGATCTGGGTGGTCCCGTTGCTGGTCTGGGGGGTGTTCGGGCCGGTGCGGGCCCAGCGGGCGGTGCGGGCGCTGGTGATCCTCTGGTGCGCGGCGACCTACAGCTACCTGATCCCGGTGCTGGTCGTCGTGCAGGGCAAGGTGCCGGTGGATTCCCGGCCCGGGTGGCAGTCGTGGGCGGGGGCTCTGTACGCGGTGCTCGGGATGATCACGCTGGCCGTCATCGCCCTGGTGAGTCGTTCCCGCCGTCACGTGGCGGCGCCCGCGGCCGTCATCTCGTAG
- a CDS encoding cytochrome P450, which translates to MTSALSPSVATLTADPHPSLARIRDAGPIGRVESIGGWMVVGHALAVQVMRDAVTFTVDDPRFTTGRVVGPSMLSTDGPEHARHRQPFLAPFTPRSSRAYFEDFVARESTRLLSLTAPTGSAEFRTALAAPLATACMQSALGLERIPVAELLGWYGDIVQAVADITAGAALPASGPAAYASLGAAVQSTIAEGKGFLREIACAAGDLSMAELLSNTAVLLFGGIETTEGMVSNLLLHLLSDADVMQSVRADPAQLDAVIEESLRLEPAAAVIDRYATADVSLGGVHMRRGDLVVVSLAGANRDPAVFADPDRFDPHRPNLGRQLSFAQGPHVCLGLHLARLQARRAALDVLALPGVALDVDRTTPPSGLVFRKPSAVWATWSV; encoded by the coding sequence ATGACGTCGGCGCTCTCCCCGTCGGTGGCGACCTTGACGGCCGACCCCCATCCCTCGTTGGCCCGCATCCGCGACGCCGGTCCGATCGGTCGGGTGGAATCGATCGGCGGGTGGATGGTCGTCGGGCACGCCCTGGCCGTCCAGGTGATGCGCGACGCGGTGACGTTCACGGTGGACGATCCCCGGTTCACCACCGGCCGCGTCGTCGGCCCGAGCATGCTGTCCACCGACGGACCCGAGCACGCACGTCATCGGCAGCCGTTCCTGGCCCCGTTCACGCCCCGCTCGTCGCGGGCCTACTTCGAGGATTTCGTGGCACGGGAGTCGACCCGTCTGCTCTCCCTCACGGCGCCAACGGGTTCCGCCGAGTTCCGCACCGCGCTGGCGGCTCCGCTGGCGACGGCGTGCATGCAGTCGGCGCTCGGGTTGGAACGCATCCCGGTGGCCGAGCTGCTGGGCTGGTACGGCGACATCGTCCAGGCGGTGGCCGACATCACCGCGGGCGCCGCGCTTCCCGCATCGGGTCCGGCGGCCTACGCCTCGCTCGGTGCGGCCGTGCAGTCGACCATTGCCGAAGGGAAGGGCTTTCTTCGCGAGATTGCCTGCGCTGCCGGTGATCTGAGCATGGCCGAGTTGCTCTCGAACACCGCCGTGCTGCTCTTCGGCGGCATCGAGACCACCGAGGGCATGGTGTCGAACCTGCTGCTGCACCTGCTGTCCGACGCCGACGTGATGCAATCGGTCCGCGCCGACCCGGCCCAGCTGGACGCCGTGATCGAGGAATCCCTGCGCCTCGAACCGGCCGCCGCGGTGATCGATCGCTACGCCACGGCCGACGTATCGCTCGGTGGCGTGCACATGCGGCGCGGTGACCTGGTGGTCGTCTCGCTGGCCGGCGCCAACCGCGACCCGGCCGTGTTCGCCGACCCCGACCGGTTCGACCCGCACCGGCCGAACCTGGGTCGGCAGCTGTCGTTCGCGCAGGGCCCCCACGTGTGTCTCGGGCTCCACCTGGCCAGGTTGCAGGCCCGGCGTGCGGCCCTGGACGTCCTGGCCCTGCCGGGCGTGGCACTGGATGTGGACCGGACGACCCCGCCCTCCGGTCTGGTGTTCCGCAAGCCCTCCGCAGTCTGGGCCACCTGGTCGGTGTGA
- a CDS encoding oxidoreductase: MSNPHWTADDIPDQTGRTVIVTGANSGLGLAATGDLARRGAQVILGVRNEARGRAAVAQILAAQPGAALQVRVVDLTDLDSVRTFAAGLHADGVVVDILINNAGVMMPPRSLSAQGNETQFAGNHLGHFALTGLILDLIGGTDPRVVTVSSTLHRRGSIHFDDLTGAQSYSPAAFYSQSKFANVLFGLELDRRLRAAGSPIRSLLAHPGYSATNLQTTGPTGLMKFAGRIGNLVMAQNVAMGALPELYAATAPDVAGGQFYGPDGRGETRGYPTIVQPTPAATDVATARRLWDVSEELTGVSFDLPVPSA, translated from the coding sequence GTGAGCAACCCACACTGGACCGCGGACGACATACCCGACCAGACGGGCCGGACCGTCATCGTGACGGGGGCCAACAGCGGCCTTGGCCTGGCCGCGACCGGGGACCTGGCGCGGCGCGGCGCGCAGGTCATCCTCGGCGTGCGGAACGAGGCCAGAGGCCGGGCGGCAGTGGCGCAGATCCTCGCGGCCCAGCCCGGGGCGGCCCTCCAGGTGCGCGTCGTCGACCTGACCGACCTCGATTCGGTACGCACCTTCGCGGCCGGGCTGCACGCCGACGGCGTCGTCGTCGACATCCTGATCAACAACGCGGGCGTCATGATGCCGCCGCGCTCGCTGAGTGCTCAGGGCAACGAGACCCAGTTCGCCGGCAACCATCTCGGGCACTTCGCGCTGACCGGGCTGATCCTGGACCTGATCGGCGGGACCGATCCCAGGGTGGTGACGGTCAGCTCCACGCTGCACAGACGGGGATCCATCCACTTCGACGACCTGACGGGCGCGCAGTCGTATTCGCCCGCCGCCTTCTACTCCCAGTCGAAATTCGCCAACGTGCTCTTCGGCCTGGAACTGGATCGCCGCCTCCGTGCGGCGGGGTCGCCCATCCGCAGCCTGCTGGCCCATCCCGGCTACTCGGCCACGAACCTGCAGACGACCGGTCCGACCGGGCTGATGAAGTTCGCGGGCCGGATCGGCAATCTGGTGATGGCCCAGAACGTCGCGATGGGCGCGCTGCCCGAGCTCTACGCGGCAACCGCACCCGACGTCGCGGGTGGGCAGTTCTACGGGCCGGACGGCCGCGGCGAGACCAGGGGGTACCCGACGATCGTCCAGCCCACCCCTGCCGCCACCGACGTCGCCACCGCCCGACGGCTGTGGGACGTCTCGGAGGAACTCACCGGCGTCTCGTTCGACCTGCCGGTTCCCTCCGCCTGA
- a CDS encoding response regulator transcription factor — protein sequence MTVSILLVDDHPLVRTGMASLIQSTPDLLVVGVAAGGEEAVERAVELRPDIVLMDLSMPGIDGVEATRRVLASCPGTRIVVLTSFHDQNRVALALEAGAIGYLLKDSDPRGLLSGIRSAAQGHTPLDPRVASALLPAARTRPGDSLSVRERQVLTLITKGLSNRQIGRELGITERTVKVHTGHVFRRLGVADRTSAAMWARDNLPQ from the coding sequence ATGACGGTCTCGATCCTGCTCGTCGACGACCATCCGCTGGTCCGCACCGGGATGGCCAGCCTGATCCAGAGCACTCCTGACCTGTTGGTGGTCGGGGTGGCCGCCGGAGGCGAAGAGGCGGTCGAACGGGCCGTCGAACTCCGGCCGGACATCGTGCTGATGGACCTCTCCATGCCGGGGATCGACGGAGTGGAGGCCACCCGCCGGGTCCTCGCGTCGTGCCCGGGGACCCGGATCGTGGTGCTCACCTCGTTCCACGATCAGAATCGGGTGGCGCTGGCTCTGGAGGCGGGCGCGATCGGTTACCTGCTCAAGGATTCCGACCCGAGGGGGCTGCTCTCGGGAATCCGCTCGGCCGCCCAGGGTCACACCCCCCTGGATCCGCGGGTGGCATCGGCCCTGTTGCCCGCGGCGCGGACCAGACCCGGTGACTCGCTCAGCGTGCGGGAACGTCAGGTGCTGACGTTGATCACCAAGGGCCTCTCGAACCGGCAGATCGGTCGGGAGCTGGGGATCACCGAGCGAACCGTGAAAGTCCACACCGGCCACGTGTTCCGCCGCCTCGGGGTGGCCGACCGCACCAGCGCGGCGATGTGGGCCAGGGACAACCTGCCGCAGTAG
- a CDS encoding sensor histidine kinase: MSVFEIEARPTWVGIAAARAEPPDPPLRRRRIFIQVIVGAVIVILAVALVGVVAARRLAEAEAVNDAAKTADLLAEAVVQPVLTDGLLTGDAAALAAIGKVIREQVLSTSIVRVKIWNPEGRILYSDEPLLIGQTFPLGADERDVLSNPKLRADVSDLQAPENIYEKASVKLLEVYRPVWTSSGRPMLFETYFRYDEVTARSGELWRGFAGITLSSLLVLVLLLLPIMWRLLDRLNRAQRQRESLLQRAVDASTQERRRIAGTLHDGVVQDLVATSFAVAGAAELAAAQGRPVLAADLRSAAGTVRTSIGGLRSLLVEIYPPNLASAGLPAALEDLAASLRSRGLDVSLDLAPDLGLEPVEDRLIYRVTQECLNNVAKHAAAQSVQVTSFAHGKSVILEIADDGVGFDVHQALAHPEEGHFGLRVLADVAADGGADLRLSSTPGAGTTWQLRLLRR; the protein is encoded by the coding sequence ATGAGCGTGTTCGAGATTGAGGCCCGGCCGACATGGGTCGGCATCGCCGCCGCCCGTGCCGAGCCGCCCGATCCTCCACTGCGTCGTCGCCGCATCTTCATCCAGGTGATCGTCGGTGCAGTCATCGTGATCCTGGCGGTGGCGCTCGTCGGGGTCGTCGCCGCCCGGCGGCTGGCCGAGGCCGAAGCAGTCAACGATGCGGCGAAAACGGCCGACCTGCTGGCCGAGGCGGTGGTCCAGCCCGTCCTCACCGACGGCCTGCTGACCGGCGACGCGGCCGCGCTGGCCGCCATCGGCAAGGTGATCCGCGAGCAGGTCCTCAGCACCTCGATCGTTCGCGTCAAGATCTGGAACCCGGAAGGCCGGATCCTCTACTCCGACGAACCGCTGTTGATCGGCCAGACGTTCCCGCTGGGGGCGGACGAGCGTGACGTGCTCTCCAACCCGAAGCTGCGCGCGGACGTCTCCGACCTCCAGGCGCCCGAGAACATCTACGAGAAAGCAAGTGTCAAGCTGCTCGAGGTGTATCGGCCGGTGTGGACCTCGTCCGGTCGACCGATGCTGTTCGAGACCTACTTCCGCTACGACGAGGTCACCGCGCGCAGTGGAGAACTGTGGCGGGGCTTTGCCGGGATCACCCTGAGCAGCCTGCTGGTGCTGGTCCTGCTGCTGCTGCCGATCATGTGGAGGTTGCTGGACCGACTGAACCGCGCGCAGCGTCAACGCGAGTCGCTGCTGCAGCGGGCCGTCGACGCCTCCACCCAGGAACGGCGACGCATCGCCGGCACGCTGCATGACGGTGTGGTGCAGGATCTGGTCGCCACCTCCTTCGCGGTCGCCGGTGCCGCGGAACTCGCTGCGGCCCAGGGACGACCGGTGCTGGCCGCTGACCTACGGTCCGCGGCCGGCACGGTCCGCACCAGCATCGGCGGGCTACGGTCCCTGCTGGTGGAGATCTACCCACCCAACCTGGCGTCAGCCGGGCTGCCTGCGGCGCTGGAGGATCTGGCGGCCAGCCTCCGATCGCGAGGGCTGGACGTGTCCCTGGATCTGGCGCCCGACCTCGGTCTCGAGCCGGTGGAAGACCGCCTGATCTACCGCGTCACCCAGGAGTGCCTCAACAACGTGGCCAAACACGCTGCGGCGCAGAGCGTGCAGGTGACATCGTTCGCACATGGGAAATCAGTGATCCTGGAGATCGCCGACGACGGAGTGGGTTTCGACGTGCACCAGGCGCTGGCGCACCCCGAGGAGGGGCACTTCGGACTGCGGGTCCTGGCCGACGTGGCGGCCGACGGCGGCGCCGATCTCCGGCTGTCCAGTACCCCCGGAGCGGGCACCACCTGGCAACTGCGGTTGCTGCGCCGATGA